TCCTGGTGTGACCTTTCATCAATGGTAGATATTGCTTTATCCATCccaacattaaaaaattcaacctCAAATTTATTTTCTGGATCGTCTATGGGCTCATCTGTGCCTTCATATTCCGCTTGCTGTTTTTTCCTTGAAACTCGTGTCAAGTTTGGACATGGAAATTTTGGTTCTATACCAAGTGCCTGTGCAAGCTCCCTTGCTGTAACCTGTGCTTCTTTGAATCaattttctctgtatttcactCAAAAGTCTTGTGCGTTGTTTAGTAAGGTAAGTGTTGAATCAAGCTGCATCATTGGACTCTGCATTATTTTGCTTACACTTGAGATTTTAGCAAGAATGTCATACCAGATTACGACAGATGTTAGAAACTTGAAACTGGATATTTCAGAGGCCAATGACTGTGTTTCACTTTTAACTTTTGAATCTCTGGCTTCTTCCGAAATAGCAACCAGTGCTTCGTAAACTTCCTCAGATTGATGTCTCAACGTTTTTGCACTTTCTACTCTGCTTTCCCAGCGCGTCTCAGATAGAGGACTAATGGTAATACCATTGACATGTGCTTTGAATATCTGCCATTGTTGAGTGGAAGCTGAAAAGAGCATGTAAATGCGttgcagcaaaccaaaaaaagaaactgCTTTTACGGAAAACTTGGCCATAtcacacaaaatcaaattaaggcTGTGGCATGCACATGGAACAAAAAAGGCTCGTGGATTTTCTGCCAGCAATCTAGCTTGCACGCCAGAAATGCATCCTCTCatattggcaccattatcatagccttgtcCTCTAATGTTCATTACGGACAATCCCGTTCGTTTTAGATCATCAAGGAGAGCTTGAAGAAGTCCAAAACCTGTAGTGTCCTCTACTTCTAAAAATGTGATAAATGATTCCTTAACTGTAATCTGTGCTGAATCACTAATGTCGACAAATCTCACTACTAACGACGTCTGTTCTTGATAACTTATGTCCGGAGTGCAATCTAGAattacagcaaaatattttgccaaagtaACCAGTGAAACACTTTTGTCTCTCGCTTTATCACTCATTAGCATGATCAGTTCGTTTTGAATTCTTGGTTCCAAATAGTGgtcatgtatttcattttcagttactctTCGGAGATGTTCACTCATCACTGTGTCAAATTTTCCCAGAAGTTGTATAAGGCCcaaaaaaattgccatttttgggCTGGAATAATTTCTCAACACTTCCTCTAACAGTAAGATTGTTTGTTGATAGATATTCAACAATAGATAATAGACGTTCAAGAACACGACGCCAATGCTGCTTCTCTAACTCCAGCAATCTTTGATTTTGGGCATCAAGAGTTGTCTGATTTTTTAACCTTACACTCAGCTCGCACCATTTGTGCATACTTTCATTGTGGTGTTGTGCCTTTTCATGTTGCGGTAATATGTGACTAAGATTTTTCCAATTATTAATACCCATAGTTTTTATCTTAAAATTGCAACTATTGAAAAGCTTGCATGGGAAACAAAATACAGCATCTTTGCATTTAGAGTACACAAGCCACCATCTGTTGACAATTTCACCATTAGAAAGTCTTTTGTAgtaattgttttctgtgaatttccTACCTCTAATGTCTTTAGGATATTCAAGACCTTTTATTCTTCCAGGGCCTTTCTCAAGTATAATGGCACCGAATTCGTTGTTTAAAGACTGCAGCCATGCGccaatgtcatctatatcccatgCTAGTACAGTTTCAACGGTTGTAATTTGTTGTTTTGTGTCTGCATCTGTTTCAAATGATTGTTCTGTGTGTTGTTGCGTTTCTTGAGCTTCCTCTGCATAAAAATTTTCTTGGGCAGTTACATGATGATCTTGATCAACTTTGTTGTTTTCATGACATACAAACTTAAGTAGAGAAcccttctgtgcttgtacagctaatcctatttcatctttccattttcttttttgtgacccGGAAAGTTGTTTTCGATACGACATAACTTATAAgggtattttttaaagaaataattaacTGTTTAAATTATCAGATCatcagaaatattatttaaaataactaatatagGATAGTCGTGAgtctgtgaccttgagctagtGTGAAGACACCTCACAAGGCGCTCCGCCCTGACTGAGACACAGTAGAGTTGGACACCCATGTTATTTTTACaaagccactttttagttttaaatgtatagTGGGCATCAGTCTTAATGTTAGTTACATCTCTCTATCAACCTTATACTGTAACTAGATCAATGGCATTATCCAGTTTAATAAGCTGGGTTTCCAAGCAGTGGGAAAATATAACCCTAGTTTTACTCCTAGGTAAAGCACAAAGTGACCAAAATGAAGTCAGCCCAGAATCATCTCCTCTCGATTAAGGCAGCACAGAAACGTGACAGGAGTCCTATTGTGCCTTATTATTGTTTGGAAAGACATTAGCAATAGCAGCACATTTTGGGCACGGCCAGAAATACATGACAAATCACTGCCTCTAAAGTTCCATCAAAACCTGACATTCTCACAGCTCCAGCATGATCTGCTGCACAGATTGTTCACAAGGAAGCGTCGCTGGCCTTTTTAACTCATATTAACCATGTATTTACTTTATGAAAGTTGGACAAAACATTGTGAAAACGTAAGACATTGGCTGCCCAACCTCTGGGCTGGCAGAAGCTACACTGACTCGctggggaaaaaagcaagagACTCTGAGTACAACATATGGTCACGCTATACACTAGTAAGGAGCTGAGCATATTACAGTTGTTGGAGGGCTCTATTTAGCAGTAACAGGGCTATAGGAAAGCcagtcaacattttttgtttctctgatgaaaactggcccactccctgccccaaaccaaacttgtcacaaataattgtcaacaacttaattttctggttttggctaagatattgattttttaaaaaaaatattgaaattggaTTCAGGATTGTTAGCAAGCATTTTTAGCAAACAAAGTTGTTAAATTACAAGCTAAATGGCAACACAGTACAGCTTTCATGCTTGGCtcaccccccagcctgctggtCCAACAGCTGCAGTAGAGGAGGAGATAGGTGGAAAACTGCAGGACTCCAAAATCCACCTCTTAGGGTGCAGagtggcaacagcagcagcaaaccctCAGGTCCGATTAcatgctccgggggggggggggggggggagagaggaggaaaggggggtgctccgtggggggagagaagaatgTACGTTATGGGGCCAACAAAGGATACTGCCAGAGCCGCCCAGCCTGCCTCACCTCACGCGGGGGGAGAGAGTCACACTCACAGGTGAGTTCCTtcctccacccctacccccaccccttcccagagaccccagcaGCCAATCCCCGCCCTCACTCAAACTGTGTTGCATCCGGCTCTCTCTAGGACTCAGCAGCCCTGCtcttacatgctccactgcttCCCATCTGTCCGGGCTCCCGACAGAATGGGTCCCTCAGCAGAGTGGTGCCCTAGGTGGCTGCCTGTTCTGCCTATggctaaggacggccctgcaCATGGCAAAGGcagcacgcgagccaatttttactggcacgctgctgccagcctgggataccagccaccagccctgctcagccctcctgccgGCTTGGGGTaccggcagccagcccagggctctgctcctggcctgggcccagcgcTCTGCaacccttatcaaaaattacactgcaattaacttaaaaacttgaaaacttaaaatattacagtaatcgttaaaaaatgtataatgttaatacataggtttgatgaaacaaagtagctGTACTTAtttgcctgtgcttaatttgtgttttcaatgatttaccttctaaaaaaatcttgcacgtctcgcacccccagaaagggcatctcgcacccccatggtgtgcgtgcaccccaggttaagaaccaccgCACtgaactgataagatctgcattttaatttaattttaaatgaagcttcttaaacatttttaaaacattactttacacacaatagtttagttatataatatagacttagagagagagaccttct
The window above is part of the Chelonia mydas isolate rCheMyd1 chromosome 2, rCheMyd1.pri.v2, whole genome shotgun sequence genome. Proteins encoded here:
- the LOC102944992 gene encoding LOW QUALITY PROTEIN: zinc finger MYM-type protein 1-like (The sequence of the model RefSeq protein was modified relative to this genomic sequence to represent the inferred CDS: deleted 1 base in 1 codon), producing the protein MSYRKQLSGSQKRKWKDEIGLAVQAQKGSLLKFVCHENNKVDQDHHVTAQENFYAEEAQETQQHTEQSFETDADTKQQITTVETVLAWDIDDIGAWLQSLNNEFGAIILEKGPGRIKGLEYPKDIRGRKFTENNYYKRLSNGEIVNRWWLVYSKCKDAVFCFPCKLFNSCNFKIKTMGINNWKNLSHILPQHEKAQHHNESMHKWCELSVRLKNQTTLDAQNQRLLELEKQHWRRVLERLLSIVEYLSTNNLTVRGSVEKLFQPKNGNFLGLIQLLGKFDTVMSEHLRRVTENEIHDHYLEPRIQNELIMLMSDKARDKSVSLVTLAKYFAVILDCTPDISYQEQTSLVVRFVDISDSAQITVKESFITFLEVEDTTGFGLLQALLDDLKRTGLSVMNIRGQGYDNGANMRGCISGVQARLLAENPRAFFVPCACHSLNLILCDMAKFSVKAVSFFGLLQRIYMLFSASTQQWQIFKAHVNGITISPLSETRWESRVESAKTLRHQSEEVYEALVAISEEARDSKVKSETQSLASEISSFKFLTSVVIWYDILAKISSVSKIMQSPMMQLDSTLTLLNNAQDF